A single genomic interval of Ramlibacter sp. harbors:
- a CDS encoding polyamine aminopropyltransferase, with amino-acid sequence MAFQPVPATGPASSPRPVEVALLASVFVVAACGLVYELAAGALASYVLGDSVLQFSTIIGTYLFAMGVGSYLSRFFERQLPAHFLRIELMVALVGGTLPAVLFLANAYAPGAFRFLLYALVLLVGTLVGLEIPLVMRILRRNVALRDLVSQVLTFDYLGALAVSVAFPLLLVPRLGLIRTGLLFGLMNAAVAVWALWLFRHELRRLRAHGLACALVLGALIAGFAGADEVSSLAEDRFYQDRIVFSATSPYQRIVVTRSPGEGRSGHRLFLNGNLQFAERDEYRYHEALVHPVMAAHGAPRKVAVLGGGDGMAVREILKYPSVESVTLVELDPQMTQLFSQHEALTRLNGGSLSSPKVHILNTDAFTWLGQTTETFDVIVVDFPDPTNFSIGKLYTNSFYALLDQRLSASGYAVVQTTSPLVARQSFWTVVQTLESVGLRTAPYHAHVPSFGEWGYVIASRRPYRLPQALPAGLRFLSPHTLPLLFDFPQDMSRVPAGVNRLSNQVLVTTYEREWGKVHE; translated from the coding sequence ATGGCGTTTCAACCGGTGCCCGCCACCGGCCCAGCCTCTTCGCCCCGGCCGGTCGAGGTGGCGCTGCTGGCCAGCGTGTTCGTGGTGGCCGCCTGCGGCCTGGTCTACGAGCTGGCCGCCGGTGCCCTCGCGTCCTATGTGCTGGGCGACTCGGTCCTGCAGTTTTCCACCATCATCGGCACCTATTTGTTCGCGATGGGCGTGGGCTCCTACCTGTCGCGCTTTTTCGAGCGCCAGCTGCCCGCGCATTTCCTGCGCATCGAGCTCATGGTGGCGTTGGTCGGCGGCACGCTGCCCGCGGTGCTGTTCCTGGCCAACGCCTATGCGCCCGGGGCGTTCCGCTTCCTGCTGTATGCGCTGGTGCTGCTGGTGGGCACGCTGGTGGGGCTGGAGATCCCGCTGGTCATGCGCATCCTGCGGCGTAACGTGGCGCTGCGCGACCTGGTGTCACAGGTGCTGACGTTTGACTACCTCGGCGCGCTTGCGGTGTCGGTGGCTTTTCCGCTGCTGCTGGTGCCGCGGCTGGGGCTGATCCGCACCGGGTTGCTGTTTGGTTTGATGAACGCGGCCGTGGCGGTGTGGGCGCTCTGGCTGTTCCGCCATGAGCTGCGGCGGCTGCGCGCGCACGGGCTGGCCTGCGCGCTGGTGCTGGGGGCGCTGATCGCGGGCTTTGCCGGCGCCGACGAGGTCTCCAGCCTGGCCGAGGACCGCTTCTACCAGGACCGCATTGTCTTCAGCGCCACCTCGCCGTACCAGCGCATCGTGGTCACCCGTTCGCCGGGTGAAGGCCGCAGCGGCCACCGGCTGTTCCTCAATGGCAACCTGCAGTTTGCCGAGCGCGACGAATACCGCTACCACGAGGCCCTGGTGCACCCGGTGATGGCGGCGCACGGCGCGCCGCGCAAGGTGGCCGTGCTGGGCGGCGGCGACGGCATGGCCGTGCGCGAGATTCTCAAATACCCCTCGGTCGAGAGCGTCACACTGGTCGAGCTGGACCCGCAGATGACGCAGCTCTTCAGCCAGCACGAGGCACTGACCCGGCTCAACGGGGGGTCGCTGTCGTCGCCCAAGGTGCACATCCTCAACACCGATGCCTTCACCTGGCTGGGCCAGACCACCGAGACTTTTGACGTGATCGTGGTCGACTTTCCGGACCCGACCAATTTCTCCATCGGCAAGCTGTACACCAACTCGTTTTATGCGCTGCTGGACCAGCGCCTGTCGGCCAGTGGCTACGCCGTGGTGCAGACCACCTCGCCGCTGGTGGCGCGCCAGAGCTTCTGGACCGTGGTGCAGACGCTGGAGTCGGTGGGCCTGCGTACCGCGCCCTACCACGCCCATGTGCCCAGCTTTGGCGAGTGGGGCTATGTGATCGCGAGCCGCCGGCCCTACCGCCTGCCGCAGGCCCTGCCCGCGGGGCTGCGGTTCCTGTCGCCGCACACCTTGCCGCTGCTGTTTGACTTTCCGCAGGACATGTCCCGCGTGCCTGCGGGCGTGAACCGCCTGTCGAACCAGGTGCTGGTGACCACCTACGAGCGCGAATGGGGCAAGGTCCACGAGTGA
- a CDS encoding DUF350 domain-containing protein: MGLEWLKTGAVFGSILYALIGVVVFWLSFLVLDKLTPYNLWEELVEKQNIALGVVVAAMGLGISIIVAAAIHG; this comes from the coding sequence ATGGGTCTTGAATGGCTGAAAACCGGGGCCGTCTTCGGCTCCATCCTTTACGCGCTGATTGGCGTGGTGGTGTTCTGGCTGAGCTTTCTGGTGCTGGACAAGCTCACGCCCTACAACCTGTGGGAAGAACTGGTCGAGAAGCAGAACATCGCGCTGGGCGTGGTGGTGGCGGCCATGGGGCTGGGCATCTCGATCATCGTGGCCGCCGCGATCCACGGCTGA